TAACGATATTAGTTGCCTATTATTTAGATTTATTTGATGAGACATTTACTTATGTTTCTTTATTGACGAATATAATACATGGGTTTCCTTTTACTATGGTTATGATATGCAATAAGTaacaccaatttttttttattaaatgacaattcCAATATTAATGTAAACGTTTAGTCAAATGTTTCCGCTATGTTTCTGACGTTGTTAGGCAAAAGAATTTCGAAGTCCATATTTTCTAGACGATGCGTGTTACACTAGTTTCTAGACCCGGTCCCAAGCCGATTCTATTATGTTTGGATGGGTTTGGGTATTCAAAGCACAAAACCGGTATCAAACCGGTTCGATTTGTAGTCAAAACCGATTTGGGTCAAAGGCAGTTAGAGTCGGGGTTGGGTCGGTTCGAAAACCGGTGAATGGGCTCAGCTAATTATATTACCCCTCATTGTAAACTACATACGGTtcatttataataatttgaaaaggATTTGTCTATACATAATCCAAATTATTAAAAGATGATAAAAGTCACATCTAAAATATTGAAACTTCTATGGTTTATTTATTACAAAATGCGACAGAAATAGAAATATTTTGCATAGGTGTTAATCTTTATCTTGATTCTGGTATAGAGTTCATCAGCAGGCACAACTTCGTTCTTGCTCGGTTTCAGAAATTGTAGTTGAAATTCTCTGAAAATTCCTGTTATAACgcaaattataaaaagaaaacattacttaaaattgcaaacaattGAGCTgagaaaaaaactcaagaagtATACTAACATttcatttacatcttcatattCATGTTCACTTGCAAGAGCAGTCTTAGCAACACAAAGGAATGCATCGTCAACATTGTAGTTCTCTTTGGCCGATGTCTCAACGTATGGTATATTTCCCTTTGAAGCACACCATTCTCTTGCCGTCTTCTCAGAAACCTTTATTCAGGACCATCAGTACACAGGCGTTAGTCGTTAGAAGTTATGttgtttatataacttaaaatcATCTTAAAAATCCATATACTTACAGCCCGACAACTCCCACCATCTGTGTCCACCTTATTCCCCAACAATACGAATGGGAATCGCTCAGGTTCTTTTGGATTGGCCTACACATGGATGTATGAAATAAATAAGCCGTATAATCATAAACGTGTTTCCTAGCTAAATTATAGAAAATCACTTAAAAAGtaactatatatgtttaatgACAAGAAAAGTTATAACTACAAACATATATTACCTGTTTTATAAACTCTTCGTGCCATGTTTGTAGGGTTTCGAAGGTCTTTTGAATGTTTACATCATAAACAAGAACACAACAATCAGCCCCTCTGTAAAACGAAACTCCAAGACTATGAAACCTCTCTTGCCCGGCTGTGTCCCAAATCTGTTTATGTGCAACTATATTACTGTCTAATTGTTATCTATAGtaatttatacaattatacagcTGTATTTGCAATGAAGTATAATTAGTCTTAGAATTGTCAGATGTCTTACGAACTTCTAAAAGCTCATACGCTAAATTTTTGTGTgactataatatattatataggggAACCTCTCACCTTCCGTCAATTAAAGCCtcaataatttactttttttttccacaaaCAATAAGCTATACTTTTCGTATacttttaatatacttataatacctttaaatgaAATAGTTTATAACATAGATCTCTCAACtaataaaataactacacaacCCCATTCtatatcaattacctttacataaATAACCACACCACCGCCACCGCTAGCATCATCATTTTTATCAATTGTCGCTGCCATCATTATTACCGCCGCAAAGCCTAGGCATAAGTCTAGTAGGCTAAAAATAGGAGGAGATAACACTCAATTGAATTACTATTGACTAACGACTTACTTGCAATGTGACTAGCTTGTCGTCTATATGTAACTCTTTTGTCACAAAATCAGCACCAATAGTTGCCTTGTATTGTTTGTTGAACTTGTTATAAGCATATCTAAAGATTTACAGTTAATTAAACACCAACtcttaaaattcaaaataatatcaaTGTCAAACAAgctattatatatgtattagtaTATGTGCATAATTAAACTATCAATAATATAGAGTAGCAATATATAGTATTTTCACGGATACTGATTCATCAAAGATGTCTTGCCAAccctacaaaatattaataaaccaGAAATAATCGTTAAATGTCCTAAAAACCAAACTtggctaaaaagaaaaaaaaaaaaacaaaactaagcTTGGTGGCTGATTTCATTTCATTATATTTGTCTAGCTTGTATGCTACTAGCGTATAAATAGACTAGTTTTATCTGGCTATGATTTGTTTCTTGTTTGAATttgttatagatatatagagCATATGTCCTGTATATGAACTAGTATGAACTAGTGTGATATTCTGTTGCACTACTTGTATTGTAATGCTTTTGGGTAATGTTAGTACAAAGTCACCAGGGTAGTTTACCCTTTTAACCAAAAAAACTAAACTTGGCCCAAACTTGGAAGCTCAACaagatgaaatgaaatgataacaTCCGTGCACATTACTTAATAAGTGGTATAAGATGAGCAAAAACCATTCTTCAAACGATTCCCAGAAATATTAGTTTATAACGAGAGAATGAATTTGTGAAACGACTAATAATAAGATGCTGCATTTTAGTAAGCGAAAACAACCGAAATATGGTCATTAAAGATAACTAAGAGACTCTCAAATAAAGCACTTTATACgactgtttttttttctttttcttctcttgaaTGACACACTCTATacgactagttaagttaatgaaaaagaaaactaCATACCCACTGTCGCCGAGAACAAGGACCTTGAGCAACATCCTATCAGACATCAACATTGTACTTACGTGAAGCGGAcacattaaacatataaattaatactTGTTTGTAGACATCTCTAGAGATATATAAAGCGAGATCAGGAAATGATGAACTAAAGCTGAGATAACTTTTCACGATCActgtcgtgtatatatatatattatatatatatgggaaaggggaatataaggctgtccggcacctaagcttaggtgtgtaacccctcacatactaatattttattatttcttgtgtaatgaataaatacatggcccccatgatttttatggattaaaaaaacaatatgtgagtgttccacacttaagcttagatattcgacagccttatattcccatctccgtgtatatatatatatatatatataaatggttaGGTTACTTTAAGAACCCTTAAAAACGCAAAAACATTTAggaatctttttttaattaaaacaaaaaaggtaaaagaaatgaaagaaaCTGCACAACGTCGTCTTTTACCGGTTTTGGCCCAATACCTTGAttggttttcttttctttccttatttccacccatttttattttccaaacaaattttttttgtatttttcacaTTTTCTCATATTTGTATACTTATGCTTAACCCTTTTTATTTGAATGCAAATATGctcctaaaaacaaaaaaaaaataacataaaattcaaTAATGAAACACAATTTTACACCTCATTTTGCATACATATGTATTAACAAATCTTATGAAACGTCATTTACAGTATAATTACatacttatgtttatataactatttatgcacatgtgatcacaaactattttatgaagcattttatttacaaaatactaGTATACATATGCTTGACTtgcatatatatactaaacACTATTCATGCATATACGCTCATAGACATCTGTTACTttgatttcatcatcatcatcaccgaAAGAGATCAATACTACAcgaaatataaaaaaaccctTCCTACATTTAGACCTCTTTGCTTTTCTTAACATTAGGGTTTTTCCTTTATTATTTTCTATCCTATTCCATGAATACATGTATTATCTATCTTTTTCATGCtgaaaggatatatatatatgtaacaatctaattatctttatctttGACTATAAATTTGTCATTGGTCAATCATCTATTGTTTGGCTATTAGTTGATTTTCGACGCCGTTAGTTGCAATAATTACTAAGATGGTTGGCATCCCATCCTTCACCAAATTTTTCACCACTCATTGCCAAACAATCCCATTATACCACCTCATTTATCCTTCACTCATACCATAATCCACTTTTTTTGTTGGCAACTCACAGTCACCCATTACTcgcatattatattttaaaaatatattaacggaaaagacaaaaaggaaaatgacaaaaaaagaTGTAGGGTTGTGAGGCGACAACGCATGGATGAAGTGAATGGTTTTACCACTCAAACTAACACCACACTACATTATTTTTTGTTGGCAGTCATGTTCCTTTGCGGAAGCACACCCACCACCCACCCACCCACCAACAATCCATGCAATGCTAGCCCTCTAAGTAATTAATTGTTGTTGATTACATGTTGAATGGGATGTTTGATTGAGTTGTTATTGATTAAAAGATGTCATTATGGATCTCGGTTAACCATTAAGTGTTCGTTTGGTTGTCTGAGTTCCCCGTTGATTAGTTCATGCATTAATgattgttaaaattttaagcttAGGGGCATTATAACATTTCACTCCAGgcttttgtgtgtgaaaaaaagTTTGTATGCCTTTGATTTTTTATTGTTTAGGACTTGTATTCGATACTTTGATTATTATTGATCACAGGTGAATGAGATGTTTTATTGAGTTGTTATTGATCAAAAGATGTCATTATGGTTCTCGGTTAACCGTTAAGTATTCGTTTGGTTGTTTGAGTTCCCCGTTGATTAATTCAACCATtaatgattattaaaattttaagcttAGGGGCATTATATCATTTCACTctagggttttgtgtgtgaCAAAAAGTTTGTGTGCCTTTGATTTTTTATTGTCTAGGACTTGTATTCGATACTTTAATCATCCATCAAGGTATTGAATATAatccttattcattttttttttattatttcatatattCATTTAGTTCATACCTAGTCTTGGTTGATTGATGCTTGATTAAATACTTTTTATCATTAGAATTGATGATTTCAGGTCATTCGATAATCCATATTAGAGTCGATTGGTGTCTTGAGGATAGCTACATGTATGAACGAGTATTAAAATGTCAATCTTAGTAGTATGATGAGAAAGCTATTACTGTTCTAATAACACATGATGAAGAGGTCGAgcaaagtaaataaattataaatttaactaaTGAAACAATAAATTTGAATGTAATTATGTATCAAAGAATGTCACTTACTAAAAGACCTAACcaaatatttagttatttaaaatataaaaatcttgaaaataaacaaaaaaaagaaatctatttgaaatatataatcTGAAAGAGATAAGTTATTCTAggatcctttaaaaaaaaataaaaaaggaatcACTATTTACAAGAATGTCACCGCGTAACTTTCACATGTATAAATGAacgaaaagaagaaagaaaaatgtgTAACCGAGAATGATTCccgtttttttatttattatctaaAGGGTTCTAAAATAACTCTTCCTAATAACCTTAATTAACGGATTTAAATAagaatcttttatataaataaaacaaaattcttattatattattattttcaaagtaATGTTTACTTGTCATTATTAgacttatttatattatttttttttattgtcttgatttatgacatcattcttatttaaagtttaaatcatttctaattgatttatgatttaaagtttaaatcttttttaaatgatttatgatttattacTTTTCTAGCCTAAGtctcatataaattaaaatgtagTTTTCTAATTTATGATTTCTGTCACTTTTAActttgttatttatgatgtcatttttttctaaaaaaatatttttttggaaaactctaataacttatacatggtcttttaaattttcatcatcTACATGAATAATTTGTCATGACAGATTTTAAATTATTATGCaggttaataagctaattatatttatttgaaacataagGTATACAATTATGAGGTTTTGAGTAatatacttatgttttattgTTTACGCACActaaatatatttgatacaaaAAGTTAAAGATAGCTATATGAATTTTTTCTAATTAACACTAAAATATGTATTagttaattatatgtatatagttagAAATAGACTTAATCAATTTTGTAGCATCTTATGTGACGAAGATAtgttttacaaaacctttattaATATGCCCGTTTAAATCCAGGTTAATTAGCTGGTAtgtgataaaattaaaaatttcaaattaataATGCCTAAACAAGCTTTGTGCCATATCTTTTGCGCCACAAaacttgaattaaaattaaacttgTATTTGGATAATTTACATAAAGACATTTTTACCagatatatattgaaaaaaatgagTGTGGGGTTGTCACACACTTAATCTAGGTGAAAAATCCCTCACATATTAAGTTGTTGttacaatttatttaaaaaaatgttttattagtaggatatatatgttaattatatttttttattacactaTAAAACTAAATGTAGATATTATTTACTaaaatttttatacattataGATACGTAATGGCATGCTTAATTTTTATAACATCGTAtgacaaacataaataaaaatacgtTAAAGATGGTTATAATCTTGCCATTTTTACAATATCTTTTTCATTCTAGACACTCCATACATATTGGTAATACATTTTATCTAATAATCATAGGATATTGACGATGTAAAAGTAAACATTTATaaccattattttttaaattatatgataaaaattagatataaactcaagtataatataaaacattagagttatttttcataattatgtcattaaactaattagttttcataattacaAAATGTAGACATTGTTTTCCATAATTAATgatcatatataaatttattaaattaaaattaaatttaaaaaaagttaaaaaaaggtatatgatgtcatcattttgatctaatgactctaattaaaacttaaactttatctAATGGTCCATATTTCtctattttaaatttaaggtttctcttttatatatactagcgAATTACGCGGGTTTAACCCGGACGTTTTAATTagaattataaaactaaaaaatatgcatgtaaatttttttaattaatataatataaatcgATATGGAAACGATGAGTTGAataacacaataatttataaattaaagtacctattgcattaacaaaacataaaagattatactatataaaataattttctttgtttgtaataaaagattaagaactttaaataagcatttagtgagctatattttttaattaaaaatattgtaaattatttatgacatcataattgaAATAAAGACATTCTAAGTAAAATTGTAgacatcatattttttctaaaaatacttttgaaaaacaattgtcttttatttattataaagatttaGAAATGATTGAACCTTATGgtttttatggaataaaaaattaagatgtgaaaagttttttaataaaaaaaagttggatgTGTGACATTCACTTtcccatatatatttattataaagatttaGAGATGATTGAAccttatgatttttatggaataaaaagttaaaaattaagatgtgaatagtttatcaataa
The Erigeron canadensis isolate Cc75 chromosome 2, C_canadensis_v1, whole genome shotgun sequence DNA segment above includes these coding regions:
- the LOC122589091 gene encoding ras-related protein Rab7-like isoform X1 translates to MCPLHVSTMLMSDRMLLKVLVLGDSGVGKTSLMNQYAYNKFNKQYKATIGADFVTKELHIDDKLVTLQIWDTAGQERFHSLGVSFYRGADCCVLVYDVNIQKTFETLQTWHEEFIKQANPKEPERFPFVLLGNKVDTDGGSCRAVSEKTAREWCASKGNIPYVETSAKENYNVDDAFLCVAKTALASEHEYEDVNEMNFQRISTTISETEQERSCAC
- the LOC122589091 gene encoding ras-related protein Rab7-like isoform X2, which translates into the protein MCPLHVSTMLMSDRMLLKVLVLGDSGYAYNKFNKQYKATIGADFVTKELHIDDKLVTLQIWDTAGQERFHSLGVSFYRGADCCVLVYDVNIQKTFETLQTWHEEFIKQANPKEPERFPFVLLGNKVDTDGGSCRAVSEKTAREWCASKGNIPYVETSAKENYNVDDAFLCVAKTALASEHEYEDVNEMNFQRISTTISETEQERSCAC